Within Coffea arabica cultivar ET-39 chromosome 4e, Coffea Arabica ET-39 HiFi, whole genome shotgun sequence, the genomic segment ATAtccttatttttctaataactaaattattttgatatcaaAGTCAATCTGATAAAATCTATAGGAAAGGATGACATATCTCAACAAACTCTATAAAATTTTAGAATTGAGGGGGCAATAGTGTGCTTTTACAAAATTCAAGGGGtgcaaaagaaagtaaaaatattaaaaatcttTAAACCGTTTATACAATTTTCTAAACCTTGGAGGGGGCAATTGTATATGTGGTTCTGCCACTGCTGCAACATCATGGAATTGTAGGTATATCTGCAGATTTACCCAACTCCATTATCAAGGCCCATCATTTTGTCCATCTTGTACATTCTGTGAAAGGTCAACAAggtgtcttttcttttttggctttttctttttccttttttacttAGTCTTGAAATTTTCGCCAACGGACGAGGTTGATTTCAAATTAGCTATAGGTTATTCTTAAGCTTTAGGATTGCCAATTTTCCTCTTCAAAAGATAGTCAATTTTCAAGTAAATTAATTACATAGCTCTTCAGATCTTGTTGAAAGTTAAACGTAGATTTTGAAGATTTTGAAATATAGATTTTTTAATGAGATTTTGTTTCTATTTTTGTACTTGACTATAGAAGTGTCTCTCCTCAGTCGTTGCATTTCCACTccttctcccccccccccccacccctcTTCTTTTCACTCGTCCCCAAAAGTTTCAGAAAGTTGCATAATAGACTTAAAGTGTTGCAGTATTTCATTGTTGCACCACATTTGCCACCCCTCAATTTTGTAAAAGTATCTATATGCACCATCcccaccacccccccccccccccccgggggaAAAAagattttgtaaatttttttagttttgacTCCATTTAGAATTTACAAAATTCACACATTTATTTAGATTTCCTtcctaaaatttataaaaattctcTCGCTACATAACAATTCTACACAAATTCACTTTAtaggaaagaaaaaatcaacCTTTTTTAGCTTAAACAGAGATGATCTTCATTGTAAATCTAAAGCAATACTGCAATTGTGATGGATATACAAACACCTACATTGAAGATAAATTTTGAAGTCCATAATGAATCTGTAAGTTCATGGTTACCCTTTGCCAATATGGTCTTGGATCTGCCAACTATTCTTAACAAAGATCTCaagttgaaattttcagctGAACAATGAGGGAGATgagttttgcattaataataataataagaataaaaatagaacagaaCTTTCATTTTCTCAGCATGTCAGAAAACTATGTTTTACAACCGAAAAAAAAACTTGCAGATGACAAATGGAACCTATAAATTGCTAGAATGAGATTGAGAATTGCCTAAAGCCAAGGTGAATTGTAAATGGGGGTAGTGACAGACTTGACTTGAAGATACTTCTTGAGGGCATCCATCCCAAAATCTCTCCCAAAGCCACTCATTTTATACCCTCCATGAGGGCAGTCTGCATCAAAGGCAAAGTAGCAATTTATCCAAATAGCACCGGCCCTGATTGATCTTGAAACCGTGTTAGCAATGTTCAAGTCATTAGTCATAATCCCCGCTGCTAATCCATATTTCGTCTCATTGGCTCTCTTTATGGCCTCCTCAACATTCCTGTCCACGAAGTTGATATAAATCTATGATCACAATGGCATTAAGAAAATTAAtagaaaagatggaagaaaagcTGAAATGGTTTGTCCACTGGGCAATTTTAAGAGAGGTTCAAGGCCACTGGACATGCCCTTGGAGTGTCCAGCGGCTTCATATGGTTGGCTGCTCTACTTGAATAGtcaattttggtaaaaaaaatatatatatatattggattATTCTCGAAACACGTTCTTGAagcaatttttcattttataatacttttttatttcatacgCATCatattcccaaaaaaaaaaaatgttacaaaaattttttttttgggtaagtcTCATCTACATTATCTGGTTACACATGGttatcttccaaaaattaatttttggaaatccATCATCAATTAGATAATAGTTCAAATGCCTTACTTGAATTTGAATACTGTCATAACAGGTCCAAATATTTCGTTCTGCGCAATAGTCATATCATCCTGcataagagggaaaaaaaaaaagaattgattaTATTTCATTTATGAAATTCAACAGTAATCCAAAGGACTTTGTAATTATAtaaggatcattgttggtttaaAGCATTTTACTTTGACATCGATGAATATGGTGGGCTCAATGTAGTAGCCTTTTCTTTCCAAAGGCTTGCCACCGTAAAATAAGGTGGCACCTTCCTTCTTGCCCTGCTCAATATGTGAAAGGACTTTTTCATACTGCGTCTTGTCGACCTGCATTGTTGAACAAATTAAGTTAATTGCACGAATTATTGTACAATAAAATCTAGTTTAGTAACTTTTAGTTATTTATTCATCGTTTTACTTGGGGTCCATGATGAGAATTTGGGTCCAAAGGATCGCCAACAACCCAGTTTTGAGCCTTCTCCTTCAACTTAAGAAGAAATTGATCATAAATACCATCTTGGGCAAAAACACGACAGCCAGCCACACATATTTCACCCTGCCAAGGAAGAAAAATGCCAAACAAATTTTTGACttaaataataaattagtagGTAATTAAcaagaagtcaaaaaaaaaaaaaattcagtagTGCCTTGTTAAAAAATGATCCCTGCAGGGCTTGTTCTGCAGCTTTGTCAACATCTGCATCGTTGAAAATTATTAAGGGTGACTTGCCCCCGAGTTCTAGACACACGGGTTTCAGATTGCTAGTGGCTGCAGCTTGCATTATGCGACGCCCTATCTCTGTAGAACCTGTAAAACTTATCTGCAAAAAAAATACTTATACATTAGCCAAATAAGAAGATTAATTGAAATTCTCTATCAAAAATATAGGTTTGTTTAAGGGTCTTTATTTATGCTTTTGGAACAAGGGTTCAATTCTCGACTACTTTATTCAATAATCGAATGTGATCAAGCCGTTAAGGATCTTTCACTTCTCGTCTTACAAAGAGGGTTCAATTCTCATCCACATTTTTTCTTGTCGACCttaatccaaaattgattatgaTCAAGTGACTAAGGGTCATTATTTTTCGTCCTACAAAGAGGGTCTGATTCTCCTCCACATTTTTCCCTTGGTCCTTCTAtgcttttgaaataaaaattatgtATGTTTACCATATTGATGTCCATATGAGAGCTAATTGCAGCACCAGCTGTAGGTCCGAATCCTGGTACAACGTTAAGTACTCCATCAGGGATTCCAGCCTGTTCAACATTTAAGAATAACAATCGGTAAATGGAGTATTTAAATTCAGAATTGGACAAGAGTTACAAGATTGAATACTTACCAGCTTGGCCAAATGTGCATAATAGAGGGCTGAGAGAGGCGTTTGTTCAGCAGGCTTGACAATCATGGTGCAGCCAGCAGCTAATGCCGGGCCAACTTTTATGGCAAACATCAAACTGGGGAAGTTCCAGGGAATAATGTGTCCTACGACACCAATGGGCTCGTGCAAAGTATATGATTGAAGTTCCCTCGACATTTTCAGAGTCTCCCCATGTATCTTGTCTGCTGCACCTGCATAGTAACGGATTGTGTCCACTGCAAGTGGGAGATCAATAATCCTCCCCAAGTGTAACAATTTTCCAGCATCAATTGCATCCAATGTGGCTAGTTCTTCTGCATTTTCATTGACCAAATCTGCAAATTTCAGTAGTATCCTTCGCCTCTCCTGGTGACATATCAGCAGAAAAGACACAGAAAGTTTAATCTAATTAGTCCCAGAAATAATGGTATTCAATACTCTGGTCCACTAAGGTCGCCTGTCACCTTTGGTTTTGGCACAATATCTCTAAAAACTTCTTGGTGGGTGAAATACTCCAATTTTGTTCTTATTCAAAAACCAGACAGTTTTTTGGGGTTTAGAGAAGGTTATCATTGAAAGTCAAACGTCATATGATCGATCTTTTAAGGGGACAAATAGTCTCGGACATCAACAATAGCATCTGTGACAAATTCTACACTGCTAACCAAAAGTTAAACCATGTGAAGCTAGTAAGGCAAAAAGTAGAGGAAGAATTGGAGACAGGAATCGTACGCTGCCAGGAAAACGAGGCCATGGGCCGTGGTCGAAAGCTTTTCATGCAGCTTTGACAGCCAAATCAACATCTTCCTTGTCTCCCTCAGCAATCTTTGCAATCGCCTCGCCAGTTCTTGGATCTATTGTCTCAAATGTCCTTCCTGTAcacgaaaattttcaaaatttacccAAAAAACGCAGCAGTATAATTTGCTGTAACCAAGTATACCAAGTAAACCTATTCAAGAATCTTCTAGCAACACAAACATCCCAGCATCATGCAAGTAAGTAAGGGATGTTGATTTGCATCTTTGTGCATATtcgaaatgaataaaaaaagaTATATATCAAGTAGCTGAAACACCGAATCTACCCAAATATTTTCCACTCAGTCTGATCATCCTTTGTATAGTCTCAAACAGTTAGTATAGGAAAATAGTTGAAAAGTAAGATCATGTTTAACTGACTAATATCCCTTCTAGATTTCATAGTCAAGTACTATCATGCTCTCCTGTTCCATTCATATGAATCCAAGAATGTTGGAGAGCACAAAGAGAGAAGGAAGAGAAGAATTAAGTAGGAACCTGAAAGAGAATCAACGAAATCTCCATTGATGAATAGCTTGGTGAACTTTATTTCAGGAAGCTTAACTTGCGAAGGCTCATAACTTCCATTGCCAGTACTTTGGACAGCCATATCTCTCACTAGTCTCAATCCTTTACTTAGTTATGTGACTCTGTTTCCCGTATTAGTGGAAGAAACAGGATGTACATTGATGGATATATATAGTGAAAAGAATCTTATCTAGTATGTTTTACTTGACTCTAGTTCCTTCTTTTCACAAGGTACGTATAATGAATTTCTCTCGGATCTTCTATGAAATTAGTACTTGAGGATAAGTACGTGATGCCCTTCTGCTTCTCGTCATACTAGTCGTCTGCAATGCCTTGGCCGACATGTGTACACTTTGTCATACGTAATTTAGTCGAAAAAATTTGGCAATATTAGGAAACCAAGCCAATTTGTGTTCTTGTTTAGCAACACGTGTGTTTCAGTTATTTTGAGTatcaatgaagaaaaaagaaatgcaaaatttTCTATGGTAGAAAAGTCAATTGTGGTTATTGTTTAAAATACTTCCATTCAAAAGTCTTGCGGTTGGTTGGTCAATTTGTACAAAACCAATCAGAGAGATCGATGCATTCGACTTTAGCTTTGgtccaaaattttcctaatcttgaTCTATCTCTTGCCGCCCTACATTTCGGCATACTTTGGCTTGCTTAGCCTTCTTGATCCTTGATTTTTTTTACTATGTAAAATTCCAATGTACAATTAATTTTGGACGTGTAAAAAACACTTGACCATCTCAAATTGCTTGCCAAGTGGAAACTCGTCAATCAAGGTTTAGAATTGGCACTTTGCCGATTGGAAAAAAATAGATTTCTTCAATTAATTTTCAAGAATATTGAATTGCTCTTCGACCCTTTTGAAAATCAAAAGTAGCTCGACACGTTCGGAAAATGATAGAAAACCATCTCAAGAGTAAAAAACTAGAGCTGAACTTGCTTACTCTCAAAATGATAGAAAACCATGTTCACAAGAAAACGTTAAAAAGAGTGAAAAGAAATTTGTCAGTTGCCCTGATGCCATGAAGAATTGCCTAGAGCCAAGGTGAATTGTGAATTGGGGTAGTAATGGACTTGACTTGAAGATACTTCTTGAGGGTATCCATCCCAAAACCACTCATTTTATACCCTCCATAAGGGCAGTCTCCGTCAAAGGCAGAGTAACAATTTATCCAAATAGCACCAGCCCTGATTGACCTTAAAACCCTGTTTGCGATATTCAAGTCATTAGTCATAATGCCCGCTGCTAGTCCATATTTCGTCCCATTGGCTCTCTTGATGGCCTCCTCAACATTCCTGTGCACGTACATGATACAAAACTATGATCACCGCGttcatttttttgttaataCTAATAGAAAAGAAATAGAAAGGCAGAAATGGTTTGTCCACCGAGCAATTTTAAGTGAGGTTCATCTACATTATTTGGTTATACAGTCATTTTCCAGAAATTAATCTTTGAGAATCCATCGTTAATTCCCAAGGTGGAATTCAGATAATACTTCAAATGCCTTACTTGAATTTGAACAGTGACATAACAGGCCCAAAGATTTCTTCCTGGGCAATAGTCATATCATCCTGCATGAAGGggaaaaaattttgattatGTTTCATTTATAAGGTTCAACACAAAGCCAAAAGGCTTCGTAACCATAAATAGATCATTGTTGATTTAAAGCATTTACTTTGACATCAATGAATATGGTGGGCTCAATGGAGTATGACAGgtgtcgaacctgtgcaataataataagaatCCTAGTTGCCAATAAAAGCAATTGGTGTCAACTCTAGTACTGGAGCAGGAATTTTGGATATGCAATGGGTTACTAAATCCACCCTGGTTCCGAAAAGTTTGCtgaatccgatataccagaattgtcCAAGAGAAATAATGATTTGCAGTAGCGACAAGTAGGAttgtctcctcagggactgggggAGAATTTACTTCTTTAAGAATCAAGATTAATGGGGGATTTTGTTTTTATGaattaaagagaaaattattaaatttaaataaattaacCAACAATAAATGAAACAAGATTAATTAATGAATAACAAGGCTCTAGCCAAGGGAGAAACATCAGACAAGGTTCGCACCACCGATCACTAATGCAAAGATAAATTCAAGTATTTATTAATAAACATGTTATAACCATTAACATGCGTCAGCGATCAACCCTTCCTTACTGTCTCGATAGCCAGGGTACGCCCGCTGTCTATTTCCCGAATTAAGGAACAACCCTAGGCACGGccttagaatttaattccctaACTGCATTAGAAATTAGAAAAGCCCTGTTCTAATCAACAAATGTACTATCAGGATTTGTTTAGATTAGCCCGTATATTTTCCTAACATGAACttaatcatgccagttgccactCTATTAGTGCAgataaacaattacggatttaaatgGCTAAATAGCAATTGACTGTCAAATTAATCTAaatatcgggcccttgatatTTAAACAACTCAACAGCTATAAGCAATATAATCCAAAAATGCACgaatactaataaataaaagagaagctgaaaattattttgatctCACGGTAGTAGTTGAATCGAGTCATCCGTTATCCCTTGACTAGAAGGAGTAATTTAGCTACAATTCATAGTGTTGAACAATGTAATTAACTTGAGAGGAAAATCCATTGCCAAAAAGCCACCAAAAGAAAAGTACCCGAGGCCGAATTGTGGAGAGCGAGAGGCCAACTTAATTCCCTCCTCACAATCCGTCACAATTGACTCCAAAAAGGTCTCCTCTATAGGAAAACTAATTTCCTAAAAGATAGGTACTCAAACTCTTAAAAGTTTCCTAAACCAACCCAATTACTAATTAGAAACTTGACAGATAATATCTTCTTCCAGCTATGAAGACGACTCCCACTTGGATTAGGACACTGCCCTGCATAGAACCCCGTGCACTTCGGACTTGATTGATGTCTTCTCACGCGTCCACACCTAATTAGAGGAAAATCTTCTAAAATCTGctattttctgcactttccttcTCCAATTGGCTAAACATCCCCTAAACataaaatttaaacaaaatatgTCCATTAATGCAATATCCAatcctataaaaaaaaaaaggggaattaTAACAAAATTAATGCTAAATTAGCGTCCTATAGTAGTAGCATTTTCTATCCAAGGGCTTGCCACCGTAAAATAATGTGGCaccttccttcttgccccgctCAATATATGAAAGGATTTTCTCATACTGCATCTTGTCGACCTGCATTGTTGAGCAAATTAAGTTAATTGTACTAATTATTGTACAATAAAATTTAGTGTAGTAACTTTCAGTAATTTGTTCATCATTATACTTGGGAGCCTTGACGAGAATTTGGGTCGAAACCCAGTTTTTGGCCTTCTCCTTCAACTTAAGTAGAAATTCATCATAAATCCCATGTTGGACAAAAACGCGAGAGCCAGCCACGCATATTTCACCCTGCCAAGAAGAAAAAATGTCAAACAAGCTTTTAACtctagataataaattagtaggTAATTAAGAAGAAGTACAAATTCTATATGCAACTCTCGGATGGGAGTGTAATTAAGTGAGAGGTCTCGggttacattaaaaaaaaaaaaacaaaatactcCCTCATACTTTACACTAATCTATCAAAGCGACAAAATCATCCTCCATAAAAAAAATCAGTTAAAATGTCAATACCACCCTAGTTAAAAGATAAAATGACTACAAtggtcaaaatatataaatctAGGATGAATTATACTTTAACCCATTATAGTATAATTCTCTTTTATAAAAAACAAATCGAGACTCCA encodes:
- the LOC113739379 gene encoding LOW QUALITY PROTEIN: aldehyde dehydrogenase family 2 member C4 (The sequence of the model RefSeq protein was modified relative to this genomic sequence to represent the inferred CDS: substituted 1 base at 1 genomic stop codon), encoding MAVQSTGNGSYEPSQVKLPEIKFTKLFINGDFVDSLSGRTFETIDPRTGEAIAKIAEGDKEDVDLAVKAAXKAFDHGPWPRFPGSERRRILLKFADLVNENAEELATLDAIDAGKLLHLGRIIDLPLAVDTIRYYAGAADKIHGETLKMSRELQSYTLHEPIGVVGHIIPWNFPSLMFAIKVGPALAAGCTMIVKPAEQTPLSALYYAHLAKLAGIPDGVLNVVPGFGPTAGAAISSHMDINMISFTGSTEIGRRIMQAAATSNLKPVCLELGGKSPLIIFNDADVDKAAEQALQGSFFNKGEICVAGCRVFAQDGIYDQFLLKLKEKAQNWVVGDPLDPNSHHGPQVDKTQYEKVLSHIEQGKKEGATLFYGGKPLERKGYYIEPTIFIDVKDDMTIAQNEIFGPVMTVFKFKNVEEAIKRANETKYGLAAGIMTNDLNIANTVSRSIRAGAIWINCYFAFDADCPHGGYKMSGFGRDFGMDALKKYLQVKSVTTPIYNSPWL